The genomic DNA TATGGCAAATGTAACAAATGTAATTGTAATCATAATTCTAGATGTCTTTTATGTATAGTAAAGTGAAGGAACTGTGAAGGAATTATGGAATACGATACACCGATTTAACATTTTagacatttttgcattcagtttacattcagttttgtttcatctttttttggggtctcTTCTTCTCAACAATAATTTATAGTCTCTGTTATCTTCTCTTTTGGCAACTTAGAGTTTACGTGATTTAGATTAGATTTcgacttgtgtgtgtgtgagtgtgtgtcggtgtgCAAGTGACGCTCGTAGTcggagtcgcagtcggagtCCAACTAAATAAGGCTTCGTTTTGGCATACGGTACACGGAACATGGAACATTGAACATGGAACACGGAACATGACGATGACTTCATTTTTGtatacaacaacaataacaacaaagtGGGGTGAGAATcggtttggtgtgtgtgttattgGGGGGAGGCGCGATATTATGCAAAAAGTgctctttgtgtttgtggtttCTGGGGGTTCGGTTCATCGTTTTCAATATCGCTAATTCACTCGCTAAATGCTACAAAAACTGCGTTTACACATGGGTAAAAGGGTTTTACCGTTTGTCTTcgtgtcttgtgtgtgttttttggggaCTGAATTTAGTTTATGCTTACTTCACTATTGTACAATGTGCGActtgcattattattatattctcatattaatttccttttatatatatatgtaatgTATGTTCGTctcgtgtctgtctgtgttaATGCAGCCTCCCGTTTTCCTATAATTTTTCACTTGTAAAATGCGCTAGTTTATTGATACCTTTTTCTGATCTGAGCATTATCTATCTGCAAATGTGACTATGAATgggggttgtgtgtgttttttgcatttgcccgTATCTGGTTTCATTTAAATTCtatcctcctcgtcctcctcctcttcctcctcctcgacctCCTCGCCGTTCTCCTCGAGCTCCTCCTTGTAGCCGGGATGCTCGGAAATGGCATAGTAGTTGCCATTGTAGATGACGCCCAGCTCGCGGAGTGCATCGCCGCGTATTGTCGCCTTTATCGTCCAGTTGTAGCAGTCATCCGACTCGGACTCGCGATCCAGACGCTCCACGTCGAGTATCTTGGAGTTGAGGCGCTCCAGTATGATGCCGATGTCCTTGATGCTGAGATGACGCTTCTGGTCCACCGATAACTGatcgatcagcagcagaaacttcTCGGTCGTCGTCTTATCGTCCTCCATCACCGTGTTCTCCGTCTCGCTCTCGGAGCTGTCCCGCTCGGGGGCAATGTCCAGGAAGCGCACGTGACCCTTGGTGCCCGAGGAGCGTCGCatactgccgctgccgcccagCATAGGATCCATAACCGATGATGACATGGCCAGCGTCGCTGCCGGCTGGGGACTGCTGCTCCCATCCTGGATGGGCGACGTGGCCACGCTCTTGTGCACGGCTATCTTGCGCCCCTCCTCGTGCAGTGCGCAGCAGTGGAAGTCGCATTCCGTGGTGCTGGGGCTGCCAGCCCTGCTGGGCGTATGGGCATGATGGGCGCACTCTGGCGTGTGCACATGCACAGCGCCCACACCCACGGTGCTGTCGAAGGAGCTGCCCTGCTTGGAGAGGCGCCTGCTGCCGCCGGGTATCACAACTCCTGGCGGCAGGACCACTCCGCCGGGATGGTATATACTCGCCGGACCCTCATCGCTGATCACCGTTATTTGGGGGCTGGCATAGCGCGGCTGCGACGACTGCGACGACACCGACTTGTTGTCCAGCGAACTCTGTGCGGAGAGGCCCTTCTTCGAGGGCGAATACTTGTCGGAGGAGAGCAGcccattgctgctgcccaggCCGGAGCATACATTACCGCCgacgccaccaccaccacctcctccaccactgctgccgccacccTGCCGCTGATCCCAGTGCAGGACGACCGTGACACGCCCTTTGTTATCCATAATCTTCCACGATGGTGTCTCATCGTGCAGTTCCAGTGCATGAATCGTCTCACAGACGATTTTCGGTATAGCTGATATGGCTGCAACAGAGAGGATTAGTTTGGTATTGGTGTGGGGGGGAGAGTGGGTGAGTGGATCTGGGCTGTGGGCAGACTTACCAGCCTTTATGACATCCACTCCAGTTGGATACCAACGTTCGCCCTgcctcaacagcaacaagaccGTATTGTTGGCCAGGGTGCGAAAGTATTCGCCATCCTCAATTTGGGTTCCATCGCACTCCAGAACAACGCGCACTGGTTCTGAAGCAGGAACCCCCAACTTGTCCTTGCCGCGCACCAATAGCTCCTCGAATGTACCAACTACAACGCCTTTACGCACATTCCGCCAACTGTCCCAGATTTTCAGTGGTCTCTTGCCGCGAGACTCCTGCCGAAGAGGAAAAAACAATATTAGATTAGTCGACGCAGGCGGattatgtacaatgtatgtactatgcatgaaggatgtatgtatgtatgtgtgtgtgatgtaGTGGGAGTTCCATTTGGGGCGTGACACCTGTGCAACGCTGCGCAGCCAATTCACAAGTGGGTGTGGCATATCAGAGCAGATCCCAGCCTCCAGGGCAGCGTCATAACATCTTCCGCCCACTAATTGTGGTTTGTGCTCGTTAAAAGGGCGCAAATGTCAAGGCCacaacagccagcaggaggcagcagtaGGCCGCAGGAGGTCTGGCCACGCAGCTTTTCCAAGGGGAAATTGATTGAAGGGATCCCAGCCCAAATCTGGCATTTTTTGCAACagcccaaaaagaaagcaaacacaaaaatgcagaaaaaacccaattaaaatgcttagaaaaagaagcaacaaaacaaagggAGAAGGTGAGGAAGCAGCGGAAACGGTTAACAGCGGACACAGCTGCGGGCTGTTAATCAAATAACAGTTAACATAGCAGTTAACAGTAGCAGTAACAGTAACAAAATGGAGGAAGAACAACAAGatgaaggcagcagcagcagctgcaatgtAATACCAataacagcagaagcagcagcagcaaaaaatagaGGCGAAAAGGGGGACAGCAAaaaggaggatgaggagaagAGTGTTAGGGAGAGCAAGGCGAAGAAGAGGCAGCTCCAATGTTTAATGTATTGCAAGGACATGAGTGTGGCGCTCCAGTGACCCAGTAACGAGTGCAGCACACGAGCTAAATAATATAAAAGGaagaagctctctctctctctcattccctctctctctttcatacatacatatagaagGCACCAGCCCCCCTGCATCAGCCCCATCATCCATctgtggcaaaaataaaatgtttgaaaaattacaaaaaattcATTCTGACATTTTCAGCTCGAcgccaaaaatacaaaacagaagaacaaaaaaaaaaacacaaaaaaccagcgaaaacttttcataaaatatttcatttcttttcgtGCTCTCTTTTTCGCCCCCGTCCTGTGGGATAGGTCAGTGCTGCGCCCAATGCCATATGGCccaatggctggctggccgcaCGTCTTGCAgcacagcgaaagagagagtgaaagcGCGAagggtggtggggtggggggcagTGGGCATtataaaatttcaaattaataaatgaataaacagCGCCAGACGAAATGTGGAATACCCCTCGACTAATTGGAATGTTAATGGGGGGCCACGGGGCGCTCCTATATTTATGATggtcttttggcttttcagtCGAATCTTATCGGAACTGGATACGTGTGCGTGTCCACGGAAATCGATGAATGAATAAACGAATGAGTAATGGCGATAGTGAGGGAGTGGATTGTGTATGGATCATTGTTACCCCAGAGGACACTCCACCGCTGGACATCGATGTGGGTCCCGTTGTGATGGCCGCCGCACCACCCGCGCCCAtgccagccgcagccgccacGCCCCCCTGTGTGACCTgggctgccgccgcagccgcgGCTGCCACTTGTCTGATGCTGAGGCAGTTGCACAGCGGCTTCGTCACGCCCAGCGTGCACAGGGCGTTCGACCACATGGCGGCGCTGCTGCAGACACTAGTATCCCCCTTCCCAGCCACGTTTATGCACGGACTCTTGGACTTGgctgtgcttttgttttcactctgcgtatatctgtctgtctgtgtgtctgtctgtctgtgtgtgtgtgtgtgtgtatagctTCTAATGCGATCCCGATTCAAGGCTAACACTGCACATGGGGCACTGCCTTTGATGGGAGCTTGATGCTCTCAGGTCGATTTTGTGCATTCTTTTTGTCGCTTACAACTCGATTACAATGCACTTTCGAATTTGTAACTCGATTCGCGTCTCATTTGCTTACAGAACAAATctaatttgctttttattcGCTTCAAATGCTCTCTTTTCGCtactctcttctcttctcctctctctatgttatttcttctcctctcttttcgtttcgtttttgtttaaaaaccGTTATATAAAACTGTCATGGTGCACTTTCGCGTACACTGTTAAAAACCGTTTGGAAACTTTACGAAAACtttataaaattaaagctTATTGCCTATTGCCTATTGTTGTACAGTGTTAATGCTGGCTAAATGCTTTcgttttatggtttattttatttcttggGGGCAAATTCGTTCCAGTTCaagttaaagttaaagttaaaCCTAACGTTAAAGTTTCTGTTATTGCCTtggcatacaaatgtaaggaaaacacacacgcacgcacgcacataGAAAAAACTGCACACCCAaaatggttttggtttttgctcttttcttttcttttctggttgtaattgtaaaaatgtatttgatttaattaactGTTTTATTAAGGGCCTGCCTGGAACAGGCGGAGGAACAGAACAGAGGGTTCTGAAATGTTCTCTCGGTTGGCTTTTGGGGCGCGTCGCCTCGTGTTTTGGGGCAGGTCAGGGCGgacagccagcgccagcaccagctaTACACGGGGTTGACCTTCGCACTTTCACTTTACAATACTACGCGCCTGGcgctctgcctccgcctcgaATCGTGAAACCGACGAGTTTTCATTTGGTGGTGCattcgcctcgcctcgcctcgccttgGATTTCagtttcgattttcaattgattgctCACTTTTGCTCTTCACTtttgattattattaattatggtAGAAAAACACCCTTTCTCGTTTGCTCTGCAGCACCCTGATCCGTTGCAGTTGTCACGCCCAGTTAGGGGTTTAAATCTATTTTAGCGAAGAGGCAGCGGAATCACGTAGCTCGTAAAAGAAAGTAGCATCCTTGCTGGCTATGGCACGCTGCCTGGCAGAGCAAACTGtgaaatgctgctgccagtgctgctgctgctgctgctgatgctgcttccGTTGAGCGAGAGCGCGTGAAATGCAGCCCCAAAGCTTCACtcagacagacaaagagcacaccaaagagaggcagagagccaagcgagagtgaaagcATGTTGGACGGACTGCAGGCCAAAGCATGACATGAGGAGAGGTTagaagagggagaaggagcTTGAGGAGAGCCGTTTGCTTGGCTCAAACACACATTAACTTGTACCGTTTATTTGCGAGaacatttaatgcatttttactTCTCTATTGAAACTTTGCTCAGCCTGCAGGGCTCTCCACGTTCCATGTTCCACCGTGCACTCTTCTGCTTCGGGCACTGTTGTTCCACAGTTAACATTTGGCTGTGCTTTGGCCTACATTTGCATCAATGTGATATAATCGGGGCGCGCTAAAGCTAACAAAACGCGCGCGCACCACACACGAACGCTCCACAAGTATTCCTTCCCCATCTGGGATCATCATCAGTGAAACTTCAACCTGGctttcgatttcatttcatttcacttcgATTTGTTTCGACACCGGAATATGTTAACGAACGTGTACATagtctgtatgtctgtattTACACCAAAATCAGGTTCGATCTGGGAACTCTGTCGAATGTTTGCTAAAGAAAAATAGACaatttctttgaatttttggGTGAGAACAGTGCTGAAGTGGGGATATTAAACTGGAACCAGAGGAAgggcagagagcgagactGAGGACGTGCATTTAACATTCCCTGTTAAGTCTGTCACAGTACACTGTTAACATTGGCACAAATGTAACGGATTCAggctgcatttaattaaagtaagccaaggaaagagagagagagagagaaaataagCCCGTTTATGTTAAGGTTTAATTAACATGCACGCCCAATTGCTGTTAAAGATGTTCCAGACTCCATGCGCCGTTACAGCAACTGTAGGAATGTGTCGGAATTTTGGACAATTTTTTGGtaacaaaaaatgcaagatATTCCTTTTGTCCTTTGAGATgagctgcaaaaacaacaacattacAGTTCCATGGGACAAAGGGAAAGGGTAGGTGGGGGGTACATCTGTGTGGGGGTAAGTATTACCACAGTTATTTGGGTCAAAGCTATAGCTATTCACCcgcaaagcaaaacgaaatgaagaAACTGCATaaaacatgcacacacaaagcaaatgcccgtgcagcagcaggggacaCGCACACAGGGACAGAGGACTAATGCAGGTCTAAAACGGTTTCAAGCTGTTGCAGACTATACGCTGCCATTCGCATTTATTACCCTTTTAAATAAGAGAGAGCTTATGTAAATCCTAAGCTCTGTATGTAAAGATGCATTGTACTACTACATTTGTAGTTTTTGCAATATAGTTTTGTGCTTCCAAGGAATCAAAATGAGATCCGCACAGTCGGATAATTTCTTAAGCTGCTGTTACATGAAACGCTTCATGACGACCTTCCTTACTATCGCTATGTTCACAGGTGAAAAAAGCATCGGTGGAATAGCTATCGTGTAACCAGATTAAAAGGGTCTACTTTGATAGCCGCTCCCAAGCAACGTGCTTGCTGAAAGGAGGTTAAACAAGATGAGAGATGAAAGATAAAGATGTGTGCAGCATGCAtgtgggtatgtgtgtgtgtaatgagAGCAGCTGATTGAATAGATGGCGCAGCAAGATGCAAGAACATTTTGGAGCAATTAATGATTAACCGCCTGCCGGCCCAGGGGGCGGCGGGCAGGCAACGTTTGCCACTTACCTCTCTGGCCATTACGACATTCTCACAAGCAGCGCCCGCTCAGAGGGTCTGCCATTTGCGcttcagcagaagcagcctcCACCGTGGCGGCCGCTAACaagagcagcagtagcagcagaaacaacaaagcTTACACTCCTCgcgcatatatatatacactaCAGTGTAaatgtggtgtgtgtgggtgggtgtgtgagtTTGTAAGTGGGCGGCAAACGGGATAGTAGCGAGAGAGAAGGATGAAGCAAAtgacacagagaaagagagagagagtgagtgtgagAGGGATGAGAGAACGTGTGTGGGTGGgcggatgtgtgtgtgtttgtgtgtgtgtctcaaaAATTCTCTACTACACGTTTATTTTCAATCTTCTCTTCCCGCATATCTCACCAACGCGCCGATGCTGCTTGGAGCTTCTTGTTCCTttcgttctttcttttttctctctctgcctttatGTCATGCGtaagtgtgcgtgtgcaagTGTGCGTTTGCCTGTATATATAGGTGTGTATTGGTATTTCCACaggatttatttttatttatcccagaatttgtttaaacaattagGGGAAGCTGCAAACTTTCAAGCAAACAATTGTCTTTTCATCTCCGAACGCACACCTAACGCCCACTTTTATAGGTGCGGCTGTCGGCTCATCTTTTGTCAAGAGAGAGCACATTAAAGTACCGTTATCGCTGTCGGAGACACATTTTCGCTTTTTCACACACTTTTCCGAGTGCGTTTTTTTGCGTATAAACCCACAGCACTCGCGTTTTGAAAGTCCTGCGacagatacatatatctaaTGGAAATCCAGGAAAATCCGGGGGAAATCCGTGGTTTTTCTCAAATTAAAGCGTTTTTTCGGCGTCTTcggcagtgtgaccgcggaattatcgataaaatatatcgacagaccctcggaagtATACCCAAATATACCctctcattttcaaaatatactctaaatataccgtaaatcttaaatcattatCCTCGATTTGGATCTTCTATTTAATATTGCCAGGCGGTTAGGACTTTCAGCTtttcaaatgtaatttttcTCGAATCACCATTTAATTCTCCATAAGATTGGTTGATTTTGATGACAGatctttattggattgatttcaaaataaggttaaaacTGAAAAGGTGTACCAAAAAATATAGTATTAAAAGCTACGTGGGTGGGAATAGAATGTTACgtcatttgacaatttgttgctggtcAACCGATAGTATAGTATCGGTTGTGTACCCTGTTTTTATAACTTAtagtaaaattacatttttaccAGTTGCTTTAAATATTAACTATGACTTTGTATTGGAGAGATTTGTATTCAGAGATTTAAAAATTTCCTCAATTCGAGGATATCCATCCGTCCAAGGGTACATGTTGCTGGCCCATACAAACTATGTTGCCAACGGTAACGTAAGCGTGGATGGAATAAAGACTCATTGCTGCGATGAAAAAGCCCATGTtgcgagagagaaacaaaatgGGTCGTGAGTGGAGCGCTAGTCAACACTGATATGTAGTGGATGGAATAGGAGTGGACGAAATTGTATGAAAACTAGATGGAATAGACGGGGTAGTCGAATTATGCTAAATTAACTATGTATGCTATGTATGTTATGCTGTATTTCCGTTGAGACATCTAGTCAAGTGTGGTGTCATCCGATAATATGTAGTGTTATCAGCAAGaaaaatatatccatatattGATGCCATCCGAAACTTCTAACGCAAGTTTTTCAAATGTTCCCACCCA from Drosophila subobscura isolate 14011-0131.10 chromosome E, UCBerk_Dsub_1.0, whole genome shotgun sequence includes the following:
- the LOC117890659 gene encoding uncharacterized protein LOC117890659 isoform X1 — translated: MAREESRGKRPLKIWDSWRNVRKGVVVGTFEELLVRGKDKLGVPASEPVRVVLECDGTQIEDGEYFRTLANNTVLLLLRQGERWYPTGVDVIKAAISAIPKIVCETIHALELHDETPSWKIMDNKGRVTVVLHWDQRQGGGSSGGGGGGGGVGGNVCSGLGSSNGLLSSDKYSPSKKGLSAQSSLDNKSVSSQSSQPRYASPQITVISDEGPASIYHPGGVVLPPGVVIPGGSRRLSKQGSSFDSTVGVGAVHVHTPECAHHAHTPSRAGSPSTTECDFHCCALHEEGRKIAVHKSVATSPIQDGSSSPQPAATLAMSSSVMDPMLGGSGSMRRSSGTKGHVRFLDIAPERDSSESETENTVMEDDKTTTEKFLLLIDQLSVDQKRHLSIKDIGIILERLNSKILDVERLDRESESDDCYNWTIKATIRGDALRELGVIYNGNYYAISEHPGYKEELEENGEEVEEEEEEEDEEDRI
- the LOC117890659 gene encoding uncharacterized protein LOC117890659 isoform X2 gives rise to the protein MWSNALCTLGVTKPLCNCLSIRQVAAAAAAAAQVTQGGVAAAAGMGAGGAAAITTGPTSMSSGGVSSGESRGKRPLKIWDSWRNVRKGVVVGTFEELLVRGKDKLGVPASEPVRVVLECDGTQIEDGEYFRTLANNTVLLLLRQGERWYPTGVDVIKAAISAIPKIVCETIHALELHDETPSWKIMDNKGRVTVVLHWDQRQGGGSSGGGGGGGGVGGNVCSGLGSSNGLLSSDKYSPSKKGLSAQSSLDNKSVSSQSSQPRYASPQITVISDEGPASIYHPGGVVLPPGVVIPGGSRRLSKQGSSFDSTVGVGAVHVHTPECAHHAHTPSRAGSPSTTECDFHCCALHEEGRKIAVHKSVATSPIQDGSSSPQPAATLAMSSSVMDPMLGGSGSMRRSSGTKGHVRFLDIAPERDSSESETENTVMEDDKTTTEKFLLLIDQLSVDQKRHLSIKDIGIILERLNSKILDVERLDRESESDDCYNWTIKATIRGDALRELGVIYNGNYYAISEHPGYKEELEENGEEVEEEEEEEDEEDRI